A window from Danio aesculapii chromosome 6, fDanAes4.1, whole genome shotgun sequence encodes these proteins:
- the tmem45a gene encoding transmembrane protein 45A → MGSFKGHALPGSFFLITGLWWAAKQTFLYATRRNKSAGAGRLASRALQRRIEIIEGAVILSFSIIGMLAEQLLAGGPKFQLYDSSTQHWEQLMNWQHTTMYLFFAISGAISLTVHSTDIAPIALDRMLLALAFFNEGFLFLYHLHGRGMLDVHVHTLLLYAIFGQAFICLLEVFHRGNILLELLRATLTVLQGSWFWQIGFVLYPPSQVKWDLADHDNAVFVTLCYCWHLAFALLTVAVVYWSVLCAVRSRLRRVPPMEMGLLKPREKEVESEDEIL, encoded by the exons ATGGGAAGTTTTAAAGGCCATGCATTGCCTGGAAGTTTCTTCCTGATCACTGGTCTCTGGTGGGCTGCCAAGCAGACATTTTTGTATGCCACCCGCAGAAACAAAAGCGCCGGTGCGGGCAGACTGGCGTCTCGAGCACTCCAACGCCGCATAGAAATCATAGAAGGAGCTGTCATTTTATCGTTTTCTATTATTG GGATGCTAGCAGAGCAGCTTTTAGCTGGTGGACCCAAGTTTCAGCTGTATGATTCCTCCACTCAGCACTGGGAGCAGCTGATGAATTGGCAGCACACCACTATGTACCTGTTCTTTGCCATCTCAGGGGCCATTTCTCTCACAGTCCACAGCACAGACATCGCCCCAATCGCATTAGACCGCATGCTGCTGGCACTTGCTTTCTTTAATGAGG GATTCCTGTTCCTTTACCATCTGCATGGTAGAGGCATGCTTGATGTCCACGTGCACACCCTTCTCCTCTATGCCATCTTTGGACAAGCCTTCATTTGCCTTCTGGAGGTTTTCCACAGGGGGAATATTCTGCTTGAGCTGCTCAGAGCAACTCTCACTGTACTGCAGGGCAGCTGGTTCTGGCAG ATTGGCTTTGTTCTGTACCCTCCAAGTCAAGTGAAATGGGATCTGGCAGACCATGACAATGCAGTGTTCGTCACATTATGCTACTGTTGGCACCTTGCGTTTGCTTTGCTCACTGTGGCTGTAGTGTACTGGTCTGTTCTCTG TGCGGTGCGTTCCAGACTGAGGAGGGTGCCACCCATGGAAATGGGTCTTTTGAAACCGAGGGAAAAAGAAGTGGAGTCTGAAGATGAGATTTTATGA